From one Sulfurimonas sp. HSL-3221 genomic stretch:
- a CDS encoding WecB/TagA/CpsF family glycosyltransferase codes for MEYIENLRIDRFYYQRLGCKLRVMGKMLIGKTEVSTGQYGEFITNFLRLSVDTSSSYVCVVNVHMVMEAYGDESFCAIVNNAEITTPDGMPIAKSMKILYGIEQDRVAGMDIMPDLMKECEKSRKSIFLYGSTDEVLDKIVARAGKEYPNLKIDRYSPPFRVLSLPEKDEIVSMINEKKPDFVFVALGCPKQEKWMAEHKDRVQSCMIGLGGAFEVYAGFVPRAPRWMQEYSLEWFYRLVNDPKRLWKRYLVTNTNFIVMLIKQIIELKVLKKQ; via the coding sequence ATGGAATATATTGAAAATCTAAGAATCGATAGATTTTATTATCAAAGATTAGGGTGTAAGTTAAGAGTGATGGGAAAAATGCTTATAGGAAAGACTGAAGTAAGCACAGGTCAATATGGGGAATTTATAACCAACTTTCTTAGGCTTTCAGTTGACACTTCATCAAGCTATGTTTGTGTTGTGAATGTGCATATGGTAATGGAGGCTTATGGTGATGAATCATTTTGCGCCATCGTCAATAATGCGGAAATTACAACACCGGATGGCATGCCGATTGCCAAGTCGATGAAAATACTTTATGGCATTGAGCAGGACAGGGTTGCAGGGATGGATATCATGCCGGACTTAATGAAAGAATGTGAAAAGTCTAGAAAATCCATCTTTTTATATGGCTCTACAGATGAAGTACTTGACAAAATAGTAGCAAGGGCTGGAAAAGAGTACCCGAATCTCAAAATCGATAGATACTCGCCTCCTTTCAGAGTACTTTCTTTACCTGAGAAAGATGAGATCGTTTCCATGATCAATGAGAAAAAACCTGATTTTGTTTTCGTAGCCTTGGGATGTCCAAAGCAGGAAAAATGGATGGCGGAGCACAAAGACAGAGTGCAAAGCTGTATGATTGGACTTGGCGGAGCTTTCGAAGTGTATGCTGGTTTTGTACCACGTGCACCACGTTGGATGCAGGAATACTCTTTAGAATGGTTCTATAGACTTGTTAATGATCCTAAGAGATTATGGAAGCGGTATCTTGTTACCAATACAAATTTTATTGTTATGCTGATCAAACAAATTATAGAACTCAAAGTGTTGAAAAAGCAGTAG
- a CDS encoding sulfotransferase family 2 domain-containing protein, with amino-acid sequence MFVEILKKLYEYGSHPLFFLAPKKSIFIFHHLPKCGGTSVNAALRNWFIIIKDYREGWTDKYPEKKNLENFRESYCLSGHFEVDNNFIHQRYPEVFTSDRYKVFTFVRDPLALQLSLYRYEKKYDQTYDVGIEEYLDNHTNYFSNLFPATYENYQEIIDRYYFVGILEKSQLSLNILAQLLHKPPIKMKHKNTTAKTNTLANQYQGIDQKLIAKFKEKNKLDYLIYDYCIYKFNEKYNEYLKKEKIV; translated from the coding sequence ATGTTCGTTGAAATACTCAAGAAGCTTTATGAGTATGGATCTCATCCACTATTTTTTTTGGCACCGAAAAAAAGTATTTTTATTTTTCATCATTTACCAAAATGTGGAGGCACAAGTGTAAATGCGGCACTGCGCAATTGGTTTATTATTATTAAAGATTATAGAGAAGGGTGGACTGATAAATATCCAGAAAAAAAGAACCTTGAAAATTTTCGTGAGTCTTATTGCTTGAGTGGACACTTCGAAGTTGACAATAACTTTATTCATCAGAGGTATCCGGAAGTCTTCACAAGTGATCGGTATAAAGTATTTACTTTCGTCCGTGACCCTTTAGCTTTACAGTTGTCATTGTATAGATATGAAAAAAAATATGATCAGACCTATGATGTTGGTATTGAGGAATATTTGGATAATCATACGAATTACTTTTCTAATCTATTCCCTGCAACATATGAAAACTATCAAGAAATTATAGATAGGTATTACTTTGTTGGCATATTAGAAAAGAGTCAACTAAGTCTTAATATTCTGGCACAATTACTTCATAAGCCTCCTATAAAAATGAAACACAAAAATACTACTGCGAAAACAAATACTTTGGCGAATCAATACCAGGGTATAGATCAAAAGTTAATTGCAAAATTCAAAGAGAAAAATAAATTAGATTATTTAATCTATGATTATTGTATATATAAATTCAATGAAAAGTACAACGAGTATTTGAAAAAGGAGAAAATAGTTTGA
- a CDS encoding flippase codes for MVYRFWKINLIKKLNDKLSRDRHLGELLKGSIVTFFLKVLGVGFGYVLTLLIARLFGADNLGLYTISITFLNILVLLGVFGFDNALVKFIAGFNARRDMQKTKEVFQKAYAISIPISLFLSAILFVLAEKISLRLFNNEQLTIFLQITSIGIVPFVLLKINSAFFRGLKMILQYSLFENVLISLLAVLIMLFLVMWNKSPEMIIGAYVCALFIVYLLSYRKTYNILSRIGTHRHTLTYRQLLDVSFPMLLASSVVLIMTWTDIIMLGVFKSEEDVGIYSVVVKLAGLTSITLMAVNSIAAPKFSECFQNNDLQGLKHIAQKSTKLLFFATIPLILILTMFSEFFLSLFGEKFLIGKVALIMLLIGSTVNALSGSVGLIMQMTGNQKQYQNVIIFATIVNIILNYYFIPIFDINGAAFASMISMIIWNISLVYLIKKKFGFLTLFVPLLKKEL; via the coding sequence ATGGTATATAGGTTCTGGAAGATAAACTTGATAAAAAAACTCAACGATAAGCTGTCCAGGGATAGACATTTAGGTGAATTGCTAAAAGGGAGTATAGTCACATTCTTTTTGAAAGTACTTGGAGTCGGTTTTGGTTACGTACTCACCTTACTTATCGCAAGACTTTTTGGTGCGGATAATTTAGGGCTCTATACTATTTCAATAACATTTTTAAATATCCTCGTGTTATTGGGAGTCTTCGGATTTGACAACGCACTTGTAAAGTTTATTGCAGGCTTTAATGCACGCAGAGACATGCAGAAAACAAAAGAGGTGTTTCAAAAGGCCTATGCAATTAGTATCCCCATTTCGTTATTTTTATCAGCTATTTTATTTGTGTTAGCAGAGAAGATTTCACTAAGGCTATTCAACAATGAGCAACTCACAATTTTCTTGCAAATAACAAGTATAGGGATTGTTCCTTTTGTATTATTAAAAATCAATTCTGCTTTTTTCCGCGGATTGAAAATGATCCTCCAATATTCGTTATTCGAAAATGTTCTTATCTCTCTTTTGGCTGTGTTGATAATGCTATTTCTTGTCATGTGGAATAAATCACCGGAAATGATTATTGGTGCGTACGTGTGTGCCTTGTTCATTGTATATTTACTTAGTTACCGAAAAACATACAATATACTTTCTAGAATAGGGACACATAGGCACACTTTAACTTACAGGCAATTACTTGACGTGTCCTTTCCAATGCTGCTTGCATCTTCCGTAGTGTTGATCATGACCTGGACAGACATAATTATGTTGGGTGTTTTTAAAAGTGAGGAAGATGTTGGCATATACAGTGTAGTTGTGAAACTTGCAGGATTGACGAGTATCACTTTAATGGCAGTGAATTCGATTGCTGCTCCAAAGTTTTCTGAATGTTTTCAAAATAATGATCTTCAAGGTTTAAAGCATATAGCGCAAAAATCTACAAAATTACTTTTTTTTGCAACGATTCCCTTAATCCTAATTTTGACTATGTTTTCGGAGTTTTTTTTGAGTCTGTTTGGGGAAAAATTTTTGATAGGAAAAGTTGCACTAATAATGTTACTCATCGGTAGTACAGTAAACGCATTGAGTGGATCTGTAGGATTAATAATGCAAATGACTGGCAATCAAAAGCAATATCAAAATGTTATCATTTTTGCAACAATAGTCAATATAATACTCAATTATTATTTTATACCAATCTTTGATATTAATGGAGCAGCTTTTGCAAGTATGATTAGCATGATAATATGGAATATCTCACTTGTATATTTGATTAAGAAAAAATTTGGTTTTTTGACATTATTTGTTCCATTACTTAAAAAGGAATTATAA
- a CDS encoding mannose-1-phosphate guanylyltransferase/mannose-6-phosphate isomerase codes for MINIILCGGSGTRLWPLSRNLMPKQFVKLFEDRSLFQKTVERNAQVCHSQFIVSNAEQYFLAMDQLEELELKDHYKAEYLLEPVGRNTAPAIALACLALDYDELVFVTPSDHLIKDQVAYEQVITRAEALAAEGSLVTFGITPQYAETGFGYIEADGEMVLAFHEKPDAATAEQYVDAGNYYWNSGMFCFKAGVFLEELKVLAPEIYEACMSAYESAKDDGMIRITYDAMMAIPDDSIDYAVMEKSNKVKVVPSNIDWSDLGSFDALYDELPKDESGNTLNEYHIALDSKNNLVYGTRRTIATIDVEDLIVADTGDALLISKKGSSQKVKQVVAKLKEQGSELHNIHLTGYRPWGSYTVLEDSDGYKIKRIEVKPGKRLSLQKHFHRNEHWIVVSGTATVTVGEETRLVRPNESTYIKMGEVHRLANEGKIPVVLIEAQVGEYTGEDDIVRLSDDFKRC; via the coding sequence ATGATCAATATCATACTCTGTGGAGGTTCAGGCACCAGGCTCTGGCCCTTGAGCCGAAATTTGATGCCAAAACAGTTTGTCAAGCTTTTTGAGGACAGGTCTCTCTTCCAAAAAACGGTGGAGCGCAATGCACAAGTGTGCCATTCTCAGTTTATCGTTTCCAATGCCGAGCAATATTTTCTGGCGATGGATCAGCTCGAAGAGCTGGAACTAAAGGATCACTACAAAGCGGAGTACCTGTTGGAGCCTGTCGGCCGCAACACAGCGCCGGCCATTGCATTGGCCTGCCTGGCACTGGATTATGACGAGCTTGTCTTTGTCACCCCTTCAGACCACCTTATTAAGGATCAGGTAGCCTATGAACAGGTGATCACCCGTGCGGAAGCATTGGCGGCGGAGGGGAGCTTGGTGACCTTCGGCATTACGCCGCAATACGCCGAAACGGGTTTCGGCTACATTGAAGCCGACGGCGAGATGGTGCTGGCCTTTCATGAGAAGCCCGATGCTGCGACGGCGGAGCAGTATGTGGACGCGGGGAATTACTATTGGAACAGCGGGATGTTCTGCTTCAAGGCGGGGGTTTTCCTCGAGGAACTGAAAGTGCTCGCCCCGGAGATTTACGAGGCGTGTATGAGTGCATATGAGAGTGCAAAAGATGACGGGATGATCCGCATCACGTATGATGCGATGATGGCGATTCCGGACGACAGTATTGACTATGCAGTAATGGAAAAATCCAATAAGGTTAAAGTGGTTCCTTCAAACATCGACTGGTCGGACCTTGGGAGCTTTGATGCACTCTATGACGAGCTGCCCAAGGACGAAAGCGGCAATACGCTCAATGAATACCATATCGCCCTTGATTCGAAAAACAACCTCGTTTACGGTACACGCCGTACCATCGCGACAATAGACGTCGAGGACCTCATAGTTGCCGATACGGGGGATGCTCTGCTGATCTCGAAAAAGGGGTCTTCCCAAAAAGTTAAGCAGGTCGTCGCGAAACTCAAGGAGCAGGGGAGCGAACTGCACAACATTCACCTCACTGGCTATCGGCCCTGGGGCTCCTATACGGTCCTGGAGGACTCCGACGGCTACAAGATTAAGCGCATCGAGGTCAAACCGGGTAAGCGTCTGAGTCTGCAGAAGCACTTCCACCGCAACGAGCACTGGATCGTCGTCAGCGGGACGGCGACAGTGACTGTTGGCGAAGAGACGCGGCTTGTCCGTCCGAACGAGAGTACCTATATCAAAATGGGCGAAGTGCATCGTCTGGCCAATGAAGGCAAGATCCCTGTTGTTCTGATCGAGGCCCAGGTAGGCGAGTACACGGGCGAGGACGACATTGTGCGTCTCAGTGATGATTTTAAACGGTGTTAG
- a CDS encoding GDP-mannose mannosyl hydrolase, which produces MHLSEDLFGSVIKNTPLISIDLIVKQNSNILLGQRVNRPAKGYWFVPGGRIYKDERLDEALKRISFSELGKALTFGECKFRGIYEHHYDDNVFGDEHSTHYVVLGFEVILEEPLPELPQMQHSCYRFFKIDELLMNPEVHQNTKDYFNNEKGIR; this is translated from the coding sequence ATGCATCTGAGTGAGGATCTTTTTGGCAGTGTTATCAAAAACACGCCGCTCATTTCCATTGATTTGATTGTGAAACAAAACAGCAATATACTTCTCGGTCAGAGAGTAAATCGGCCCGCAAAAGGGTATTGGTTCGTTCCAGGAGGTCGCATCTATAAGGATGAACGTCTGGATGAGGCATTGAAGCGGATCTCATTCAGTGAACTGGGCAAGGCCTTGACATTCGGGGAGTGCAAATTTCGGGGGATCTATGAGCATCATTATGATGATAATGTTTTTGGAGATGAACATTCAACACACTATGTCGTGCTTGGTTTCGAAGTGATTCTAGAAGAGCCCCTGCCAGAATTGCCGCAAATGCAGCATTCATGCTACCGGTTTTTTAAGATCGATGAACTGCTTATGAATCCCGAAGTACACCAGAATACAAAAGACTATTTTAACAATGAAAAAGGAATCCGATGA
- a CDS encoding sulfotransferase family protein, translating into MKAPIFLFSLPRAGSTLLQRVLMAHSEIASAAEPWILLPYVYALKNQGVLSEYGHRHASNAINDFIKVLPQGQKSYNKALSNFISDLYSLQCNNNEKYFLDKTPRYYYIIDEIVDLFPDAKFIFLFRNPLNVMSSVINTWSGGNLKRLYYYEDDLTVGLTKLSYAYEKYKDKSIAINYESFVVDPLQATKSICDYLEIEFQSSMLENFSKQRIQGRMGDPTGVIKYTSISDDSLDMWKDTFYNRYRKKMISGYIGRLEDKILISQGYNKNNLVKEINSHKVNMNNTFKDVVDHLYSKIVKATKANIFFRKAINVWSKDKYLS; encoded by the coding sequence ATGAAAGCGCCAATATTTTTGTTCTCATTACCTCGGGCTGGCTCTACATTATTGCAAAGAGTGCTGATGGCACATAGTGAGATAGCGAGTGCTGCCGAACCATGGATATTACTACCCTATGTTTATGCCTTAAAAAATCAAGGTGTATTGAGTGAATACGGTCATAGACATGCATCAAATGCTATAAATGATTTTATAAAAGTTTTGCCGCAAGGTCAAAAAAGTTACAACAAAGCATTGTCTAATTTTATAAGTGATCTATATTCATTGCAATGCAATAACAACGAAAAGTATTTCCTCGATAAAACGCCACGTTATTATTATATTATAGATGAAATAGTAGATCTTTTTCCGGATGCAAAATTTATTTTTTTATTTAGGAATCCTCTTAATGTTATGAGTTCTGTTATTAATACGTGGAGTGGAGGAAACCTGAAGAGACTCTACTACTATGAAGATGATTTAACAGTAGGCCTAACAAAGCTATCTTATGCATATGAGAAATATAAAGATAAATCTATCGCTATCAACTATGAATCATTTGTGGTAGACCCTTTGCAGGCTACAAAAAGTATTTGTGATTATTTAGAGATAGAATTTCAATCTTCAATGCTTGAGAATTTTTCAAAACAACGAATACAAGGGAGAATGGGTGATCCTACAGGTGTAATAAAATATACAAGTATAAGCGATGATTCATTGGATATGTGGAAGGACACATTTTACAATAGATATAGAAAAAAAATGATCAGTGGTTACATAGGAAGGTTGGAAGATAAAATACTTATTTCCCAAGGTTACAATAAAAACAATTTAGTAAAAGAAATAAACAGTCACAAAGTAAATATGAACAATACTTTTAAAGATGTTGTTGATCATTTATATTCCAAGATCGTAAAAGCTACAAAAGCCAATATTTTTTTTAGAAAAGCAATAAACGTATGGTCAAAAGATAAGTACCTGTCATGA
- a CDS encoding glycosyl hydrolase family 28-related protein: protein MKLMFLLLFNILLYADGVNTIIDVASKAVKTKPLDNMTVVSSIPIANVVFFGAVGDGITNDTSAIENAMRNASTIYIPKGVYVINKMNIPSHVYKIYGEGTILSTDKYGAIKQEDNIDKLEISGLTWIFDKQEASIHGMINMDSLKSYKKNIVITNNVFIGAYSVLSKPANALLFAAKGKNGYIENLKITNNKFIDITRAGIEIVNMDKNLKSYVHALLIKDNVFIGHKKIRAPWKKTIFQTAISLAGVQTDCEIIGNYIKGFKWGIEIAGTAGTIIKNNIIYAEKKSISISETYLNSKQIRIPVDTKLIDNLLDASGLRIQNAQNIFLRHNRIKGTIYLRLSNGVVITENNISSDNAETVSLENSSNTEIMKNDIYNTRKSYEAEGVVVGHKESDSSNHVFDNNIYLKRGKIFERNTKKTKIEFKNNKLFRL, encoded by the coding sequence ATGAAATTAATGTTTTTATTATTATTTAATATCTTGCTATACGCAGATGGAGTAAATACAATAATAGATGTTGCTAGTAAGGCTGTGAAGACAAAGCCATTAGATAACATGACAGTTGTATCTAGCATCCCTATAGCAAATGTTGTATTTTTTGGGGCAGTTGGAGATGGTATTACGAATGATACCAGTGCAATAGAGAATGCAATGAGAAATGCAAGCACTATTTATATTCCTAAGGGTGTTTACGTGATTAATAAAATGAATATCCCATCTCACGTATACAAAATATATGGTGAAGGCACAATACTAAGTACTGATAAATATGGTGCGATAAAGCAAGAAGACAATATAGATAAATTAGAAATATCTGGGCTTACCTGGATCTTTGATAAACAAGAGGCATCAATACATGGCATGATCAATATGGATTCTTTAAAGAGTTACAAAAAAAATATCGTCATTACAAATAATGTTTTCATTGGTGCATATAGTGTCCTGAGCAAACCGGCAAATGCATTGCTTTTTGCCGCAAAAGGGAAAAATGGGTATATAGAAAACCTGAAAATTACAAACAACAAATTTATAGATATTACGCGAGCAGGGATTGAAATTGTAAACATGGACAAGAATTTAAAATCATATGTCCATGCTTTACTAATTAAAGATAATGTTTTTATAGGGCACAAAAAAATTAGGGCACCTTGGAAAAAAACAATTTTTCAAACGGCAATTAGCTTGGCAGGGGTGCAGACTGACTGTGAAATAATTGGAAATTATATTAAGGGTTTTAAATGGGGGATCGAGATAGCGGGGACTGCTGGAACAATTATAAAAAACAATATTATTTATGCTGAAAAAAAATCAATAAGTATTTCTGAAACATATTTAAACTCAAAACAAATTAGGATCCCAGTTGATACAAAATTAATTGACAACTTGCTTGATGCGAGCGGCTTACGCATTCAAAATGCCCAAAATATATTTTTAAGACATAATAGAATTAAAGGCACAATATATTTGAGATTATCCAATGGAGTAGTGATTACTGAGAATAATATTTCATCGGATAATGCAGAGACCGTGTCACTAGAAAATTCTTCAAATACAGAAATAATGAAAAATGACATCTATAATACCCGAAAATCGTATGAGGCAGAAGGGGTAGTGGTTGGACATAAAGAAAGTGACTCATCAAATCATGTATTTGATAATAACATTTATTTAAAGAGAGGAAAGATTTTTGAAAGGAATACAAAAAAAACAAAAATAGAATTCAAAAACAATAAATTATTTAGATTGTGA
- a CDS encoding glycosyltransferase family 2 protein has protein sequence MKASIVMPVYNGEKYIEFAIKSIINQTYKNIQFILVDGSSTDRTMEIVKKYQDHIDTIISEKDNGMYDAINKGFAIANGDLMLWLNSDDFLFPTAIATAVDIMKKHDKVKWLKGRNVYLDSKNHFRKIACFKSYYRSLIQKGYYRGTGLGYIMQETTFWHRDLYEMAGGYIDGNNRLASDFELWCRFAKYETLYSANTLFGAFRQHDDQMSKNEDLYERECSQIRKIRYQWFLKAIKYFVYIYAMLDWKNKIYFNKKSESYFLRLPAYFQ, from the coding sequence TTGAAGGCAAGTATTGTGATGCCCGTTTATAATGGGGAGAAGTATATAGAGTTTGCAATTAAATCTATAATTAATCAGACATACAAAAATATACAATTCATTTTAGTTGATGGTTCTTCTACTGACAGGACGATGGAAATCGTAAAGAAATACCAAGATCACATTGATACCATCATTTCAGAGAAAGACAATGGCATGTATGATGCAATCAATAAAGGATTCGCTATTGCAAATGGAGATTTGATGTTGTGGCTGAATAGTGATGATTTCTTGTTTCCGACAGCGATCGCAACAGCAGTTGACATTATGAAAAAACATGACAAAGTGAAATGGCTAAAGGGTAGGAATGTTTATTTAGATTCAAAAAATCATTTCAGAAAAATTGCGTGCTTCAAATCTTATTATAGATCATTGATTCAAAAAGGGTACTATAGAGGTACTGGGCTCGGATATATTATGCAAGAGACTACTTTTTGGCATAGAGATTTATATGAGATGGCTGGTGGATACATAGATGGAAATAATAGATTAGCTTCGGACTTTGAATTATGGTGTCGCTTTGCTAAATATGAAACATTATATAGTGCTAATACACTATTTGGGGCATTTAGACAACATGATGACCAGATGTCAAAAAATGAGGACTTATATGAACGAGAGTGTAGTCAGATCCGTAAGATAAGATACCAATGGTTTCTAAAAGCAATCAAATATTTTGTCTACATCTATGCAATGTTGGATTGGAAAAACAAAATATATTTTAATAAAAAATCAGAATCGTATTTTTTACGCCTACCTGCTTATTTTCAGTAG
- a CDS encoding GDP-L-fucose synthase family protein: MKKDAKIYVAGHRGLVGSAIVKNLEAKGYTNLLMRTHAELDLTDQQQVAAFFAAEKPKYVFLAAAKVGGIVANNTYRAEFIYENLQIQNNVIHQSYLNGVKKLMFLGSTCIYPKNAPQPMPEDCLLTDTLEYTNEPYAIAKIAGIKMCESYNLQYGTNYISVMPTNLYGPNDNFDLEKSHVLPALIRKIHCAKLLNEGRDDELVKDLGVDNIDEAKAYLARYGVDGDHVEIWGTGKPMREFLWSEDMADACVFLMENRDFKDTYTLAKGVNTTCTPNATKSPEIRNTHINIGTGEDVSIKELAETIKKIVGFKGELYFNSEKPDGTMKKLTDVSKLHALGWRHSVELGEGIKMIYEWYIGSGR; the protein is encoded by the coding sequence ATGAAGAAGGATGCAAAGATATACGTCGCCGGGCACCGGGGACTGGTGGGTAGCGCTATTGTCAAAAATCTTGAAGCCAAGGGGTACACGAACCTGCTGATGCGTACCCACGCAGAGCTGGATCTGACTGACCAGCAACAGGTGGCAGCATTCTTCGCGGCGGAAAAACCGAAGTATGTTTTCCTCGCCGCAGCAAAAGTAGGCGGCATTGTTGCGAACAATACCTACCGTGCTGAATTCATATACGAGAACCTACAGATTCAGAACAACGTTATCCATCAGAGCTACCTCAATGGAGTAAAGAAGCTGATGTTCCTCGGTAGCACCTGTATCTATCCTAAAAATGCCCCCCAGCCCATGCCGGAGGATTGCCTGCTGACCGATACGCTGGAGTACACGAACGAACCCTACGCCATCGCCAAGATTGCCGGGATCAAAATGTGCGAAAGCTACAACCTGCAGTATGGCACCAATTACATCTCAGTCATGCCGACGAACCTATATGGCCCAAATGATAACTTCGACCTGGAGAAGTCACACGTTCTACCCGCGCTGATTCGCAAGATCCATTGCGCGAAACTCCTCAACGAGGGCCGCGATGATGAGCTCGTCAAAGACCTTGGAGTGGATAATATTGATGAGGCGAAAGCTTATCTCGCCCGCTACGGCGTGGATGGGGATCACGTGGAGATATGGGGAACCGGGAAGCCGATGCGTGAGTTCCTATGGAGTGAAGATATGGCTGATGCCTGCGTCTTTCTAATGGAAAACAGGGATTTCAAAGACACCTACACTCTAGCAAAAGGTGTAAACACGACCTGCACGCCGAACGCGACGAAAAGCCCGGAGATCCGTAATACCCACATTAATATTGGGACAGGTGAGGATGTCTCCATAAAGGAATTGGCAGAAACGATCAAAAAGATCGTGGGCTTTAAGGGGGAACTCTATTTCAACAGTGAAAAACCGGATGGTACGATGAAGAAGCTAACGGATGTCAGCAAATTACATGCACTTGGATGGAGGCATTCGGTCGAGCTTGGTGAGGGAATCAAGATGATTTATGAATGGTATATAGGTTCTGGAAGATAA
- the gmd gene encoding GDP-mannose 4,6-dehydratase, with protein MKKVALITGITGQDGSYLAEFLLKKGYIVHGIKRRSSLFNTDRIDHLYQDPHVENRDFILHYGEMTDSMNLTRIIQEVQPDEIYNLAAMSHVAVSFEEPEYVANADGTGTLRILEAVRLLGLTEKTKIYQASTSELYGKVQETPQSETTPFYPRSPYAVAKMYAYWITVNYREAYGMFACNGILFNHESPVRGETFVTRKITRAASKIILGLQDKLYLGNLDAKRDWGHAKDYVRMMWMILQADEPEDWVIATGQTTTVRDFVRMAFSYCGIELEFRGEGVDEKGYIKACTNPEYQVEVGREVVAVDPRYFRPTEVDLLLGDPTKAEQKLGWNREYKLEELVHDMMASDLKLMTKDQYLKKGGYSIMNYFE; from the coding sequence ATGAAAAAAGTTGCATTAATTACAGGTATTACAGGGCAGGACGGCTCTTATCTGGCGGAGTTTCTGCTGAAAAAAGGGTACATTGTCCACGGTATCAAGCGCCGCAGCTCGCTCTTTAACACGGACCGGATCGACCACCTCTACCAGGATCCACACGTGGAGAACCGTGATTTTATTCTGCACTACGGCGAGATGACGGATTCTATGAACCTTACGCGCATTATTCAGGAGGTCCAGCCTGATGAGATCTACAACCTCGCCGCGATGAGCCACGTTGCCGTCAGTTTCGAAGAGCCGGAATACGTTGCTAATGCCGACGGTACGGGAACGCTGCGCATCCTTGAAGCCGTAAGATTGCTCGGGCTGACGGAAAAGACAAAGATTTACCAAGCATCCACGTCTGAGCTCTACGGGAAGGTCCAGGAGACACCGCAGAGTGAGACGACGCCGTTCTATCCGCGCAGCCCCTACGCTGTCGCAAAGATGTACGCCTACTGGATCACCGTCAACTACCGCGAAGCCTATGGCATGTTCGCCTGCAACGGGATCCTCTTCAACCACGAATCGCCGGTGCGGGGCGAGACTTTCGTCACCCGCAAGATCACCCGTGCCGCTTCGAAGATTATCTTGGGACTGCAGGACAAGCTCTATCTCGGAAACCTCGACGCTAAGCGCGACTGGGGGCATGCCAAGGACTATGTCAGAATGATGTGGATGATCTTGCAGGCCGACGAGCCCGAAGACTGGGTTATCGCAACAGGGCAGACGACAACCGTACGCGATTTCGTCCGGATGGCGTTCAGCTACTGTGGAATCGAGCTGGAGTTTAGAGGCGAAGGCGTCGATGAAAAAGGCTACATCAAAGCCTGTACAAACCCTGAGTACCAGGTGGAAGTGGGACGGGAAGTTGTCGCCGTCGATCCGCGCTATTTCCGCCCGACGGAAGTCGACCTTCTGCTGGGCGACCCAACCAAGGCCGAGCAGAAGCTGGGGTGGAACCGGGAGTACAAACTTGAAGAGCTTGTGCATGACATGATGGCGTCGGATCTGAAACTGATGACGAAGGACCAGTACCTCAAAAAGGGTGGTTACTCTATCATGAATTACTTTGAGTAA